TCAACCGCACGCGCGACATCTTCACGTTCAACGGCATGAATACGGTTGCGGGAATCGAGCCGATGACCGAAGACGGACCGAACCCGTTGAAGGGATGCTTCCAGGGGTTGCGCGTCTTCCGGTATCCGATTGCGGAGACGAACGGGAGCGGCGTGGTGACAAAGGTGCGCCGCCGGACCGACGAAGAAATGGAAGAGTTTGGGGCGTCGATCGAGCAGTATGAAAAGATCACGCAGGTGTCGACGGAACACGTCATTGTCGAGGACGGCCTGCGCCTGCAAAGCATGCACGAGTTCATCCGCTACCGCATGAAGTCAGTGGACAAGGTCGTGCCGATGGAGTTCATGCACGAATACGTGAAAGAACTCGCGGACATGTACCAGCAGCGCGACACGTTCGTGCAGGACGCGTGGAAGAACGTCAAGGCGAACGGCCTGATTACGTATCCGGAAGAGTTGGAAAACAACAACATCTTTCAATCCGTCGGCCGGTGGGAGGATTGGAGTTCGCCGTCGTCGGACGTGGACCGGCGCAACAAATATTTCTATCTCGCGGATTGGATGGACAACGCCGTGCGATGGTACGAATCCGCGCCGCAATTGGTCGATCTGAAGGGCTTCGAGAAGTACAACATCAAGAACAAAGAAGATTTCGCCGAGGCGATTGTCGAAGAAAAGAAGAAGGTGTTTCAGGAACACTTCATCGAGTACGTCAACACGCCCGGGCAAAAAGTGAGATTGTCGCTCGCGGACATCGAGGAGCGCATCTACGACATGTCGTTCGATCCGAACCACGCGCCGGAAATCCGGTGGGGCGCGAAGCCGGGCACGCCGGAATTCGCGATGGCGAAGATTAATCCCACGCCGACTCCCAAGGGCGGGCCGGTGCCGTTCGAGGTCGCGTATGCGAAGCAGGCGTATTACCGAACGGTTTGCCAGCGCGAAACGGAACGCAGTTACCTGCGCCAGATGTTCACCGCGGGGTACCCCGTGCGCGTGAAATTCGATCAGCAGTTGGATAAATGGCTCTACGGAAGATATCCGGAACGCCTCGCGCAAGCCTCGCAAACCGCGGGGGTTACGCAGCTACCGGCAACGCCGGCTTCCGGCACGAATCAGCCGTAGATGGCGAGCCACCTGAACCCTTCACGGAGAGCACCGTGAGATCGAATGCTACCTGTATGGATAGTCCGACAATAAGGATATTGCGAGACTTCAGAGTGACCATCGCGGCGGTTGCGGCGTGGCTGTGGTTGAACGTTTCTTTGCTAGCGTTTGTCGGTAGTATGAGTGTGAACGATACATCGTTGGGCGCTTCCGAAACATACCTGTTGCCATTTGCCTGGCGTGTATACGCCGTAATTGCGCTCGCGATTTCGTATGTTGTACTGGTTAGTGCTGTGCCACGCACTATCAGGGAACAAGCTGAGCGCGCAGGCGTTCTCGTGATATTTAGGGTCGCTCTATTAACTATTGCCCTCTCCGCATTGTTAAGCGGACCGGGCAAGGTATTTTAGCCGCATTTTCAGGGGTGACAGGGGATACTCAAGACAATGTTGGGTCAGTTCATGCGGAAGGGAACGTCGTCAAAGAACGACGACATAAATAAGCGCGCGCATTTCTGGATTGTGAGCATAGTTTTCGTTATTTCTGTTTCAGTAAGTGCTCACGCAGCCGATCCCAATCCGCCGTCGATTCACAGCGATGAAGGGGCGTGGCCGATTCGGCGGCAGTGGAACGTCGCCGAGACGCACCACTACGCGAAGTGGATCAACAACATTTACCAGTACAAGCAGCACGGCACGATGCAGCAGCGGCGCGCGAAGCTCGAGGCGGTGCTGACCGATCCGCAGATGAACCTGCTGTTGAGTCCCGAGTTTGCGGGCGAGCAGTGCAATCCGCAGCTTCCGCCGGAGCTGATGCACAAGATGCACCGCATCCTCGATTGCGGGAAGCTTACGGTCGCCTTTTCATCGTACTACTCGTACATGCGCGCGTTGCCATGGATGATCGGCTACGTGCGCAGCGGCGGCGGCGACTTGCGCACGTCGCCGTTCAACATCCCCGCGGGCGAACTCAACAGCTTCACCGCGGAGTCGCTCGAGTACTTCTTCGAGAACGCGGTGACCGGATTCTGTACCGGCAACTTCCGCGTGCCGCCGTTTGGCGAAAACGCGCAGCAGTCCGATACGGTCCCCGTCGCGGTGAACCGGCAGTACCTGATTCCCGGCGCGCTGCACTATCTCGACGGGCACGTGCTGGTGCTGGCCGACGTGGACAAGAACGGCGAGTTGCGTTTTCTCGATGCGACCACCGCTGCGTCTCGCGACATTTACAGTTTCAACGGACTCAATTCGGTGACGGGGATCGCGCCGAAACGCAGCGAGCGCACGGGCGACGAATACGCCGGATGCTACCGGGGGTTGCGCATCTTCCGCTATCCCATTGCCGAGGTAGACGAGACGGGCGAAATCACGCGCGTGCGCCGGCGCACCGACGCGGAGATGGCGGAGTTCGGCTATTCCGTCGAGCAGTACGACAAGATCGAGGAAATCGCGAAGACACAGCGCATCATGGAGAACGGCGTCGCGCTGGACAGCTTCCACGAGTTGATTATGGAGCGCATGCGAACGGCGGACAAGGTGTCGCCGACGGAGTTTCTCGACCATTACGCCGACGAACTGCTTGACCTGTATAGGATGCGCGAGGTGTCCGTGCAGGAGGCGTGGGCGAACGTGTTGGCGAACGGCCCAATCACGTATCCCGAAAACGATCGCGTAGATAACGTGTTCACGGCTGGCGGCCGCTGGGGCCAGTACAGTTCGGCGTCGTCGGACGTCGAGATTCGCAACCGCTACTACTACCTCGCGGATTGGATGGACAACGTCATTCGCTGGTATAACCGCAGGCCCAAGTTTGTCGATCTGAAAGGTCTTGAACTGTATTACGTCGAGGACCGCGGAAATCTTGCGCGTGCGCTGGTTGGCGAGAAGTGTCGTATCTTCAAAACCAAGAAACTGGAGTACACGAATTCGGCCGGAGCGAAGGTGGCGTTGAGCCTGCTCGATATCGAGAAACGCCTCTACGATCTGTCGTTCGACCCGAACCACGCGCCGGAACTGCGCTGGGGCGCCCCGTTAGGCAGCGCCGAGGCCGCGACGGCGAAATTGATCGACACGCCCGTGCCCAATGGCAAGGTTGTTGCACTAGCGGATGCGATCAAGAAGCAAGCGTACTACCGCGCCGTGTGCGAGCGTGAGACGACTGAAAGCTACCTGACCGAGATGTTCACGAGCGGGTTCCCCGTCCGCGACAAGTACGACGGCCAACTGATGAAGTGGATTCGCAACGCCCCGCCGGTGCCGCCGCTCGTCAGCCTCGCTGGGGGCGACAAGCCGGATTCGCCCGCCCCGGTCAAGGCCGCCGCAAACCTGCCCAAATCGTAGCCCGCCGCCCTTGACATCGCCGGGCTAAACCGTCAGTCTGGTCACTCCTGGTGAGGAGGAGTCCCCCAATGACGACCGACGCAGAGCCACGCCCTGTCGAAACGCACGAGGAAGAGCCGTATCCGTCGCCCGCGTACGCGTGGTACGTGGTCGGCGTGTTGATGGTGGTGTACGTGCTCAGTTTCGTGGATCGGCAAATTCTTTCGCTGATTGTCGGTCCGGTGAAAAAAGACCTCGGCGTGAACGACACGCAGATGGGCCTGCTGATGGGCTTTTCGTTTGCGATGTTCTATTCGATTCTCGGCGTGCCGTTCGGGTGGCTTGCGGACCAAAAAAGCAGGCGGTCCATCATTGCGGTCGGCGTTGCGGTGTGGAGCGCGATGACTGCAATGTGTGTATTCGCGCGGCAATTCTGGCAACTATTCGCATTGCGTGTAGGCGTTGGCGTGGGGGAAGCGGCATTGTCGCCTGCGGCGTATTCCCTCATTACGGATTACTTCCCGCGCAATCGCATTGCCACCGCGATTAGCGTGTATGGAATGGGCATCTACATCGGATCGGGCATGGCGTTCTTGTTGGGCGGGTTGGTCGTGGGCTTCACCGCGGGGCGCGAGTCGGTCGTGTTGCCGGTTCTTGGCGAGTTACGCGCGTGGCAAATGGTGTTCTTCGCCGTCGGCGTGCCCGGCCTTCCGATTGCCGCGCTCGTATACACCATTCGTGAGCCGTTACGGCGCGGGCTGAAACGACTCGGGCCGAACTCGCAGGTGTCATTTGCGCAGTTCATGCGGTACGTGAACCAGAACGCCGCGGCTGTCTGGTGCCATCATCTCGGGTTCGCATTGTTGGCCTTTCTGGGGTACGCGACGATCTTCTGGGTGACGGAATTCTTCCGGCGCGTGCACGGGTGGACGCCGAAAGACATCGCCGTGAATTATGGGTTGGCGATCATGATTTTTGGCGCGGCAGGCATCACCTCCGGCGGTATGCTGGCGGATTGGCTCGCGCGCAAGGG
The genomic region above belongs to Candidatus Hydrogenedentota bacterium and contains:
- a CDS encoding MFS transporter, translated to MTTDAEPRPVETHEEEPYPSPAYAWYVVGVLMVVYVLSFVDRQILSLIVGPVKKDLGVNDTQMGLLMGFSFAMFYSILGVPFGWLADQKSRRSIIAVGVAVWSAMTAMCVFARQFWQLFALRVGVGVGEAALSPAAYSLITDYFPRNRIATAISVYGMGIYIGSGMAFLLGGLVVGFTAGRESVVLPVLGELRAWQMVFFAVGVPGLPIAALVYTIREPLRRGLKRLGPNSQVSFAQFMRYVNQNAAAVWCHHLGFALLAFLGYATIFWVTEFFRRVHGWTPKDIAVNYGLAIMIFGAAGITSGGMLADWLARKGYRDAKVRTGLISAIAALPLSIAVPLVPNGSLAMVLICPLAFANALPFGAAPAAMQEMMPANMRGQAGAFYLLVVNLISIGCAPTVVGALNDYVFTDPTGVRLSLAAVGVVSTIGAAIFLYCGLKPFVRSLERLKEMEGR